One genomic segment of Scylla paramamosain isolate STU-SP2022 chromosome 11, ASM3559412v1, whole genome shotgun sequence includes these proteins:
- the LOC135105009 gene encoding LOW QUALITY PROTEIN: arrestin domain-containing protein 4-like (The sequence of the model RefSeq protein was modified relative to this genomic sequence to represent the inferred CDS: inserted 2 bases in 1 codon; deleted 4 bases in 4 codons) — protein MPTTIAVVFDNPSAVFFTGQNITGDVRVTCDKPKKCRGIEVEFKGYAKVHWTERKTXRGQGMTRKTETHHYTSQEKYYDMNYWVWGNGKDSYELPPGQHVFRFAFLLPTGIPSSFESHVGKIRHQCKAKMNIPWKTDKSCTRPYSVNTLWDLYTNPQATAPINYTDEKYLCCFCCRSGPMSLVLRIDRSGFVPGENMCINAECTNMTGTEVNHTKAKITQIITYYAEGHKKTEKRKVAELKHGVIKARDADIWSGVEMLIPPLPPSNLDYCRIIDIDYEFQFEMEPSGCHTDLDFAVPIIIGSIPFKQYFSSFIPAAPPAFPPPAGFPSAPGYPPQPGMPVQPPMAGYPGQPPMNPNAPPAVGFVAGSNGMGANPPFNPGAMPPPYPGPPVPSAPVFPGTQQYPEMPLPSYNTCMFGVTTFDEHDSDDDNQGHGAGFAPQYVSYSLVGTAPPGAFMSGVPSPDHLFNAGDTDPLIHQKSTKSSSSSSSSSSSSDEGEHHHEMNPNDHYIGGEVERHEHCGNVVVVCEKAEFEERHSHSSHSSHSNHGCEGEEHGGKEEHCVEEEHCVEEEEHCEEEVVEEEECGGNEEECGGDEGE, from the exons GTATTGAGGTGGAGTTCAAGGGATATGCAAAGGTTCATTGGACTGAGAGGAAAAC ACGGGGACAGGGGATGACCCGTAAGACAGAGACCCACCACTACACAAGCCAAGAGAAGTACTATGATATGAACTACTGGGTCTGGGGCAATG GCAAGGATTCGTATGAGCTTCCTCCAGGCCAGCATGTTTTTCgctttgccttcctt ttaccCACTGGGATCCCGTCATCCTTTGAGTCA CATGTGGGGAAGATTCGACACCAGTGCAAGGCCAAGATG AACATCCCCTGGAAGACTGACAAGTCTTGCACTCGACCCTATTCTGTCAACACTCTT TGGGACCTTTATACCAATCCCCAAGCAacg GCGCCAATCAACTACACCGATGAAAAGTACTTGTGCTGTTTCTGCTGTCGCAGTGGCCCCATGTCACTAGTACTACGCATTGATCGGTCTGGTTTCGTGCCTGGTGAGAATATGTGCATCAATGCTGAGTGCACAAACATGACTGGGACAGAAGTCAACCACACCAAGGCCAAGATtacacag ATCATCACCTACTATGCTGAAGGTCACAAAAAGACTGAGAAACGCAAGGTGGCTGAGTTGAAGCACGGCGTCATCAAAGCACGCGATGCTGACATTTGGTCCGGTGTGGAGATGCTGATTccacctctgcctccctctAACCTTGACTACTGCCGCATCATTGACATTGACTACGAGTTCCAG TTTGAGATGGAGCCATCTGGCTGCCACACTGACTTAGACTTTGCAGTGCCCATCATCATTGGCTCAATACCCTTCAAGCAGTACTTCAGTTCTTTTATACCTGCTGcacctcctgccttccctccacctgctGGGTTTCCAAGTGCCCCTGGTTATCCACCTCAGCCAGGCATGCCTGTGCAACCCCCTATGGCAGGATACCCTGGCCAGCCACCCATGAATCCTAATGCTCCACCAGCAGTAGGATTTGTGGCAGGTAGTAATGGGATGGGAGCCAACCCGCCCTTTAACCCAGGTGCAATGCCTCCACCTTATCCTGGGCCACCAGTCCCCAGCGCTCCAGTCTTCCCTGGTACCCAGCAGTATCCGGAAATGC CCCTGCCTTCATACAACACATGCATGTTTGGAGTGACCACCTTTGATGAgcatgacagtgatgatgataatcaaGGCCATGGTGCAGGTTTTGCTCCACAATACGTGTCTTATTCGCTGGTGGGCACCGCTCCTCCAG GTGCCTTCATGAGTGGTGTTCCCAGCCCAGACCACCTTTTCAATGCAG GAGACACAGACCCGCTCATTCACCAGAAGTCCACgaaaagcagtagcagcagcagcagcagcagcagcagtagtgatgAAGGGGAGCACCACCATGAAATGAACCCAAATGATCATTATATTGGTGGTGAGGTGGAAAGGCATGAGCACTGTGGGAATGTAGTGGTGGTTTGTGAGAAGGCAGAGTTTGAAGAAAGGCATAGTCATAGCAGTCATAGTAGTCACAGCAACCATgggtgtgagggggaggagcaTGGTGGGAAAGAAGAGCATTGTGTAGAAGAAGAGcattgtgtggaggaagaagagcactGTGAGGAAGAAGTagttgaggaagaggagtgtggtggaaatgaagaggaatgtggtggtgatgaaggggaGTAA